A DNA window from Hordeum vulgare subsp. vulgare chromosome 1H, MorexV3_pseudomolecules_assembly, whole genome shotgun sequence contains the following coding sequences:
- the LOC123407948 gene encoding mitogen-activated protein kinase kinase kinase 18-like, which translates to MPASRYEYLPHQTDVPLGGHSQYTNMNHTADAGRKLAMAAPINGSSGWTLLRAFCQGASGAAVSLAQDAASGELFVVKSAIAGDAAQLRREWGIISGLSSPHVVKCLGFRSIGALDHLLLEFAPGGSLADVAAAARNGGGSHQRRGLEESAVRSYAADVLRGLDYLHGRLMVHGDIKGRNVVVGADGRAKLADFGCARAAADTKQPFGGTPTFMAPEVARGEEQGPPADVWALGCTVLEMATGGRIPWADADDNVLAVLRRIGFTDAVPEVPQWLSPEAKDFLERCLRRRASDRATVAQLLEHPFVALATPLLKEEEAVMKRTWESPTSTLDAALWESDFEPDDGDEVEGMSSDSPVGRIRELACAGLPLPDWGPDQGWIEVCSC; encoded by the coding sequence ATGCCAGCCTCCCGCTATGAATACCTTCCGCACCAGACCGACGTTCCACTGGGTGGGCATTCCCAATACACAAACATGAACCACACCGCCGACGCCGGGAGAAAGCTAGCAATGGCTGCACCGATCAACGGGAGCAGCGGCTGGACGCTGCTCCGAGCGTTCTGCCAAGGCGCGTCTGGAGCTGCTGTGTCTCTCGCTCAAGACGCGGCCTCTGGGGAGCTCTTCGTCGTGAAGTCGGCGATTGCCGGGGATGCAGCGCAGCTGCGCCGCGAGTGGGGAATCATATCCGGGCTATCCTCCCCGCACGTCGTCAAGTGCCTAGGGTTCCGCTCGATCGGTGCGCTGGATCACCTTCTGCTGGAGTTCGCGCCCGGCGGATCACTCGCCGACGTGGCGGCGGCTGCAAGGAACGGTGGAGGTTCTCACCAGAGGCGCGGGCTCGAGGAAAGCGCCGTTAGGTCTTACGCGGCGGACGTGCTGCGGGGGCTGGATTACCTCCACGGGAGGCTCATGGTGCACGGGGACATCAAGGGAAGGAACGTGGTGGTCGGCGCAGACGGGCGGGCCAAGCTCGCCGACTTTGGCTGCGCGAGGGCGGCGGCTGATACAAAGCAGCCATTCGGCGGCACGCCAACGTTCATGGCGCCCGAGGTGGCGCGCGGGGAGGAGCAGGGTCCCCCGGCGGACGTGTGGGCGCTGGGGTGCACCGTCCTCGAGATGGCCACGGGCGGTCGCATCCCGTGGGCAGACGCGGATGATAACGTGCTCGCCGTGCTGCGCCGAATTGGGTTCACCGACGCCGTACCGGAGGTGCCACAGTGGCTCTCGCCGGAGGCCAAGGACTTCCTGGAGCGGTGCTTGCGGAGGCGCGCCTCTGACCGTGCCACGGTCGCGCAGCTCCTAGAGCACCCATTCGTGGCACTGGCAACGCCGCTCctgaaagaggaggaggcggtgATGAAGCGCACTTGGGAGTCACCCACGAGCACGCTGGACGCGGCACTTTGGGAGTCAGACTTTGAGCCCGATGACGGCGATGAGGTTGAAGGCATGTCGTCGGATAGCCCGGTCGGCAGGATCAGGGAATTGGCATGCGCCGGCCTGCCGTTGCCCGACTGGGGCCCCGACCAAGGCTGGATCGAAGTCTGCAGCTGTTAA